The genomic stretch GCATTTGCCGACGATGGCGTCACCCCGACCGGCATCAAGGTCAATCTCAAAGCCAGACACTTCGTGGTCGCCGCCAGTGCCATCGGCAGCCCCGGACTGCTACTTCGCTCCAACATCCCGGACCCGCACCAGCGGATCGGCAAGCGTTCGTTCATCCATCCGGTCAACGCCACCGTCGCCCAGATGCCTCAGCGCGTTGATCCGTTCTATGGCGCGCCCCAGTCCATCTACTCTGACGAATTCAACTTCCGCAACGGCGTCGACGGCCCGGTTGGTTACAAACTCGAGGTACCACCGCTGCACCCGGGCATGTCCAGCGGCGTCATACCCGGCCACGGCGAAACCCAGATCAACAACATGGCCGGCCTGCCCCACATGCAGTCCGTCATCGCCCTGCTCCGGGACGGCTTCCACCCCGAAAGCCCCGGCGGCACGGTCTCCCTCCGCGACGACGGCAGCCCGGTACTGGACTACCCCGTCAACGACTACCTCTGGAAGGGCATCCGCGAAGCCTTCCACACCATGGCCGAAATCCAGTTTGCCGCCGGTGCCGAGAAAGTCCGCCTGATGCACCTGGATTCCGACTGGTACACCAACTGGACCGACGCCAAAGCCGCCATCGACCAGCTCCCCATGGCACCCCACCGCGTCCGCCTGTTCACCGCCCACCAGATGGGCGGCTGCGCCATGGGAAGCAATCCGCAAAACTCGGTCGTCAACGGCTTTGGTGAACACCACCACGTTGGCAACCTCAGCGTCCACGATGCTTCGATCTTCCCGACCAGCATCGGGGCAAACCCGCAGCTGTCGGTTTACGCTTTGGCCGCAAGAAACAGCACGAGACTGGCGCAAAGACTGTCCTGATCAGCCGGCAAACGCTGCACGCCGGGGAGACTGGCACTGGGATGACAGGGCCAGTTGGAAGGGCTGATCCGGGAATGTGAGAAGCCAGGGATGGCTTCGCTCAAGCGCACATGGATGTGCTCGTAGCGTTTCCCGGATCAGCCCTTCCAACTGGCACCACCCGCACAGCAAACATGCATTTACCAATGCCCCGGCCGCCAACTACAGGTGGCCAAAAAATGCTGCTATCCTAGGCCCTTGCAAAGAAAGGAGCTGCGCATGTCCAAAGTCATCTACCCGGGCACCTTCGATCCCATCACCAACGGCCACACCGACCTGATCGAACGGGCCGGCCGAATGTTTGATGAAATCGTCGTCGCCATTGCCTACAACCCCAAGAAACAGCCACTTCTCGACCTCGAAGAACGCTGCGAACTGGTCCGCCAGGCAACCGCGCACCTCCCCAATGTCACCGTCACCGGCTTCAGCAACCTGCTCGCCGACTTTGTCCGTGAACAGGGCGCCACCGTGATTCTTCGCGGGCTCCGGGCAGTCTCCGATTTCGAGTACGAATTCCAGCTGGCCGACATGAACCGCCGGCTCGCGCCGGAAGTCGAAAGCGTTTTCCTGACGCCGGCCAACCACCTGTCCTACATCTCCTCCACGCTGATCCGGGAAATTGCATCCCTGGGTGGCGATGTCTCGGAGTTTGTTGATCCGGCGGTAGAAGCTGCCCTGAAAAAGAAGTTCAACTGAAGCTGAACTCACAAAAAAGCCCCGACCAGCGGGGCTTTTTTTGGCAATGAACCAGCGGCG from Marinobacter adhaerens HP15 encodes the following:
- the coaD gene encoding pantetheine-phosphate adenylyltransferase, translated to MSKVIYPGTFDPITNGHTDLIERAGRMFDEIVVAIAYNPKKQPLLDLEERCELVRQATAHLPNVTVTGFSNLLADFVREQGATVILRGLRAVSDFEYEFQLADMNRRLAPEVESVFLTPANHLSYISSTLIREIASLGGDVSEFVDPAVEAALKKKFN
- a CDS encoding GMC family oxidoreductase N-terminal domain-containing protein codes for the protein MSLTDRIAQGLESGWNVTDSALLTQNLTAEADVVVIGTGAGGGTTAEILARSGLSVILMEEGRLYYQKDFKMDEQTSYANLYQEGMSRVTRDGAIAILQGRCVGGSTTVNWTSSFRTPAPTLNYWAEQFGLDELRPDAMAPWFDGREERHSMAPWQVDPNVNNDILRQGCEKLGYSWQIIPRNVKGCWNLGYCGVGCPTNAKQGALMTTIPGALDNNARLFHSLRADRLVMNQDQIDHLEASAFADDGVTPTGIKVNLKARHFVVAASAIGSPGLLLRSNIPDPHQRIGKRSFIHPVNATVAQMPQRVDPFYGAPQSIYSDEFNFRNGVDGPVGYKLEVPPLHPGMSSGVIPGHGETQINNMAGLPHMQSVIALLRDGFHPESPGGTVSLRDDGSPVLDYPVNDYLWKGIREAFHTMAEIQFAAGAEKVRLMHLDSDWYTNWTDAKAAIDQLPMAPHRVRLFTAHQMGGCAMGSNPQNSVVNGFGEHHHVGNLSVHDASIFPTSIGANPQLSVYALAARNSTRLAQRLS